The Candidatus Poribacteria bacterium genome includes a window with the following:
- a CDS encoding M42 family metallopeptidase, which produces MNETSIELLKSLTQADGIPGYETEVREIFRDAVSSVGPIGTDRLGSIFCTRAGNAESPRILLDSHLDEIGFVVQSVTDDGFVKFLPLGGWWAHTLLAQRVTITTKLGKVPGVVGSTPPHLLSGSRDKVLDMKDLFIDIGAESEEQAAEEFGVLPGCPIAPYGPFIPLKNDKLFSAKAFDNRVGVAIVIEALLKLDEHPNTVIGAGSVQEEVGLRGARTVAASVEPDLAIVLEGPPADDTPGLSVGATQGKLGGGVQIRIIDSSMIVNPKLADFAIETAKKHEIPYQLGVRQSGGTDGGAIHQSGRGVPSVVLGVPSRYIHSHVSIINIDDYTAALDLTMHLAREIDASTLEGFLFG; this is translated from the coding sequence ATGAACGAAACATCAATTGAACTCCTTAAATCATTGACACAAGCAGATGGAATCCCCGGTTACGAAACAGAAGTCCGCGAGATTTTTCGTGATGCTGTTTCCAGTGTGGGTCCAATTGGGACGGACAGATTGGGAAGTATCTTCTGCACGCGGGCTGGAAATGCCGAATCTCCGCGTATTCTGCTGGATTCACATTTAGACGAGATCGGTTTTGTGGTGCAAAGCGTCACAGATGACGGGTTCGTCAAGTTTCTACCGCTCGGTGGATGGTGGGCACATACACTCTTAGCACAACGCGTCACGATTACAACGAAGTTGGGTAAAGTGCCGGGCGTGGTCGGCTCCACACCGCCGCATCTGCTCTCAGGCTCGCGCGATAAAGTCTTAGACATGAAAGACCTTTTTATTGACATCGGGGCAGAGAGCGAAGAACAGGCGGCTGAGGAATTTGGTGTATTACCGGGATGCCCAATTGCACCCTACGGACCCTTTATACCGCTGAAAAATGATAAATTGTTCTCTGCCAAAGCGTTCGATAATCGCGTCGGCGTTGCGATCGTGATTGAGGCACTTTTGAAACTTGATGAACACCCAAACACCGTCATCGGAGCAGGAAGTGTGCAAGAAGAGGTAGGACTGAGAGGTGCAAGGACGGTCGCGGCAAGTGTGGAACCCGATCTCGCAATTGTGCTTGAAGGTCCTCCCGCTGATGATACACCAGGATTAAGCGTCGGTGCGACACAAGGAAAACTCGGCGGGGGTGTCCAAATTCGGATAATTGATTCTTCAATGATTGTCAATCCGAAGTTGGCGGATTTTGCGATTGAGACAGCAAAGAAACATGAAATACCGTATCAACTTGGGGTGCGTCAATCCGGTGGGACGGATGGTGGCGCAATTCATCAATCCGGCAGAGGCGTGCCGTCCGTTGTGCTCGGCGTGCCGTCGCGTTATATCCACAGCCATGTTTCGATCATTAACATTGATGACTACACCGCAGCGTTGGACTTGACGATGCACCTTGCGCGTGAAATTGACGCATCTACTTTGGAAGGATTTCTGTTCGGTTAG
- a CDS encoding aldo/keto reductase, whose translation MEMRTCGKSGIGISTMGIGCWSYGGGDYWGPQAQSDVTAVANAALDAGINFFDTAEGYNNGRSEEALAVALKDRRHEAVIGTKVSRPDPATIREHCEASLQRLQTDYVDIYMIHWPDDEIAIEESMAELTRLQEDGLIRAIGVSNFGVEQLTAALNTGATIAVNQLCYNLLSRAIEPELLPLCREQNVGILGYMPLLQGILTGQYKSADEIPSVHSRFRHFRDDREQASHGEEGAEEEMFETLEAIRHIAEAEQVPMARLAIAWAMARPGITCMLVGTRNINELTQNLHVIEYTPSADVIESLDAITAPLLEKMGANPDYFTGAKIH comes from the coding sequence ATGGAGATGCGGACGTGTGGAAAATCTGGAATTGGAATCTCAACGATGGGCATTGGATGCTGGTCTTATGGTGGCGGCGACTATTGGGGACCACAGGCACAATCAGACGTTACGGCTGTTGCCAACGCAGCATTGGATGCTGGCATTAACTTTTTCGATACGGCAGAGGGATATAACAACGGACGCAGCGAGGAGGCACTCGCTGTCGCACTTAAGGACAGACGGCACGAGGCGGTTATCGGCACAAAGGTCAGCAGACCAGATCCCGCCACGATACGTGAACACTGCGAAGCAAGTCTTCAACGATTGCAAACCGATTATGTTGACATCTATATGATTCATTGGCCCGACGATGAGATTGCCATTGAAGAAAGTATGGCTGAACTCACGCGCCTACAAGAAGATGGGCTTATCCGTGCCATCGGCGTAAGCAACTTCGGCGTGGAACAACTCACAGCGGCTCTTAACACAGGGGCGACCATCGCCGTGAACCAACTCTGCTATAATTTACTCTCACGGGCAATAGAACCGGAATTACTTCCGTTGTGCCGAGAGCAGAACGTCGGGATTTTGGGATATATGCCACTGCTACAAGGGATTTTGACGGGGCAGTATAAGAGCGCAGACGAGATCCCATCGGTGCATTCTCGCTTCCGTCATTTCCGAGATGACCGAGAACAGGCGTCGCACGGCGAAGAAGGTGCCGAGGAAGAAATGTTTGAGACTTTAGAGGCTATCCGACACATCGCGGAGGCTGAACAGGTCCCGATGGCCCGACTGGCGATTGCGTGGGCGATGGCACGTCCCGGTATCACGTGCATGCTTGTCGGTACTCGAAACATAAATGAACTGACGCAAAACCTGCACGTCATCGAATACACGCCATCTGCTGATGTGATTGAGAGTCTTGACGCAATCACCGCTCCACTTTTAGAAAAAATGGGAGCAAACCCAGACTATTTCACAGGGGCAAAGATTCATTAG
- a CDS encoding phytanoyl-CoA dioxygenase family protein, giving the protein MHPHRAFCPCRQLEREEFIVEQLGKFNKDLGSPLGTVPADLTQTNADGKPVVPLTQEQKYLFDKNGWLLVPGVLTESEIEEMRDFCYRLKHDPETIPQHHRSTYGGPLEKLTDHPVIVAFGNEFLASSYLASDTCYGFRMEMSFLALRSTTDETPFKFHAHNGNGLWRMPGDCHQYSCLPGQAYSGLTRVVWELNPVEKSDGGTMFITGSHKAAYTAPEGAHTQDWEFWDTYSCPAGSVIIFTEALTHSGQPWLNPDTDRVAVFNAYNSVDKRWSLSKPPQALLDEMPPKRQTLFREAYVKGNVTGTKFDMAL; this is encoded by the coding sequence TTGCATCCGCACAGGGCATTCTGTCCTTGCAGGCAGTTAGAGAGGGAGGAATTTATAGTGGAACAGTTAGGTAAATTTAACAAAGACTTAGGCAGTCCGTTGGGAACAGTCCCCGCCGATCTTACGCAAACAAACGCCGATGGCAAACCAGTTGTTCCTTTAACGCAGGAACAGAAATACCTGTTTGATAAGAATGGATGGCTTTTGGTTCCAGGGGTACTGACGGAATCGGAGATCGAGGAGATGCGCGATTTCTGTTACCGCTTAAAGCACGACCCTGAAACAATTCCCCAACATCACCGCTCGACTTACGGGGGTCCTTTGGAAAAACTGACAGACCATCCGGTCATCGTGGCGTTCGGAAACGAATTTCTCGCCTCGTCCTATCTCGCATCGGACACCTGTTACGGGTTCCGTATGGAGATGAGTTTTTTGGCATTGCGTTCCACAACGGACGAAACGCCTTTCAAATTCCATGCCCATAACGGCAATGGTTTATGGCGAATGCCGGGAGACTGCCATCAGTATTCATGCCTTCCGGGTCAGGCTTACAGTGGTTTGACGCGCGTCGTCTGGGAGCTCAACCCCGTGGAGAAAAGTGACGGCGGCACGATGTTTATTACGGGAAGCCACAAAGCGGCTTATACCGCACCAGAGGGTGCCCACACACAAGATTGGGAGTTCTGGGACACCTATTCTTGTCCTGCTGGCTCTGTCATCATCTTCACGGAAGCGCTCACGCATAGCGGGCAGCCGTGGCTAAACCCGGACACCGACCGAGTCGCCGTCTTCAACGCTTATAACTCTGTGGATAAGCGATGGAGCCTCTCAAAGCCTCCACAGGCACTGCTTGATGAAATGCCTCCGAAACGCCAGACGCTCTTTCGTGAAGCTTACGTAAAGGGCAACGTAACCGGCACAAAGTTCGACATGGCATTATAA
- a CDS encoding DUF3179 domain-containing protein: MVYSRELDGKTYTFGVSGKLWRDALLMYDHQTRSLWSHITGEAIKGPLTGKRLKPLASMPQIAWKAWQLNYPNTRVLSVPTRDGMRENRRQDVYADYHASQRAGVSGMDYTDNRLPNKSLVIGVQVQTKDGNTQFRAYPLTHFTETAVINDTLGGVPLLIFHDKKSFATAVFRRNVAGDAWTFSHQDRYFVEDNTGTRWNLVTGEAISGKDGGKRLERLPAVNIYWFAWARYYPETSIYR; encoded by the coding sequence ATCGTGTATAGTCGGGAACTTGACGGGAAGACCTATACGTTTGGTGTGAGCGGGAAATTGTGGCGAGATGCACTGTTGATGTATGACCACCAGACCCGTTCCCTCTGGTCACATATCACCGGGGAGGCGATAAAGGGACCCCTCACAGGTAAGCGATTGAAACCACTCGCCTCTATGCCACAGATCGCTTGGAAAGCATGGCAGCTAAATTATCCGAACACGCGCGTGCTGTCTGTGCCAACCAGAGATGGGATGCGCGAGAACCGCCGTCAGGATGTCTACGCGGATTATCACGCCAGTCAGCGCGCAGGTGTCAGCGGGATGGACTACACCGATAATCGGTTACCGAATAAATCCCTCGTCATCGGCGTTCAGGTACAAACAAAGGATGGCAACACGCAATTTCGGGCGTATCCGTTGACACACTTTACGGAAACTGCCGTTATCAACGATACACTCGGCGGGGTCCCGCTCCTTATCTTTCATGACAAAAAATCTTTCGCGACAGCGGTCTTCAGGCGGAATGTAGCGGGGGACGCGTGGACCTTTAGCCACCAGGATCGATACTTTGTAGAGGATAACACAGGGACGCGTTGGAATCTCGTTACAGGTGAAGCAATATCGGGTAAAGATGGGGGCAAGCGTTTAGAGCGACTGCCTGCTGTCAATATCTATTGGTTCGCGTGGGCGCGCTACTATCCCGAAACCTCGATCTATCGGTAA
- a CDS encoding DUF3179 domain-containing protein — protein sequence MKNYILILILLLAATACVSAEDYSNDAIRTLLPFDAIPAITDPQFVSASDAKLNADAPVIGVTFNDESRAYSLYLLNGHEIVNDVVGGLKIATTW from the coding sequence ATGAAAAACTACATACTCATTCTCATACTGCTACTTGCCGCCACCGCCTGTGTAAGTGCCGAAGATTATAGCAACGACGCAATCCGAACCTTATTGCCTTTCGATGCCATTCCTGCTATCACTGATCCGCAATTCGTGTCAGCCAGTGATGCGAAATTAAACGCGGATGCCCCCGTCATTGGCGTAACCTTCAACGACGAAAGCCGTGCCTATTCGCTCTATCTGCTGAACGGACACGAAATCGTCAACGATGTTGTCGGCGGACTGAAAATCGCCACGACGTGGTGA
- a CDS encoding SDR family oxidoreductase: MRLEGNVCIITGGGSGIGRGAALAMAQEGATVVINGRTESKLESVKAEVAAAGGTAVSYALDVADYEAVEQMATDVLDKFGRIDVLVNNAGHSSQHRRLLNTPPEEMRSVIDSNLIGTFFCTKAVVPAMLAAKSGTIINISSLAAVTPGPFSGFAYGAAKAAVINFTEFLNADLRNTGIRASVVVPGEVATPILDKRPIPPDAAARETMVDVDETSAAILLIATLPQRSNIPELVIRPTMHRNMTGEIVELDD; encoded by the coding sequence ATGCGTTTAGAAGGAAATGTTTGTATTATTACGGGGGGTGGCAGCGGTATAGGTCGCGGCGCCGCCCTCGCAATGGCACAAGAGGGTGCGACGGTTGTCATTAACGGTAGAACAGAATCGAAGTTAGAATCTGTTAAAGCTGAAGTTGCGGCAGCGGGCGGGACAGCGGTGAGTTACGCCCTGGATGTCGCTGACTACGAGGCTGTTGAGCAGATGGCTACCGATGTGCTTGATAAGTTCGGACGGATTGATGTGCTTGTGAACAACGCCGGACACAGTTCACAGCATCGACGACTCCTCAATACGCCGCCCGAGGAGATGCGTTCGGTGATCGATTCCAATCTGATCGGCACATTTTTCTGCACCAAAGCGGTTGTGCCGGCGATGCTGGCAGCGAAATCAGGGACGATTATCAATATCTCGTCGCTGGCGGCGGTCACTCCGGGTCCGTTTAGCGGATTCGCCTACGGCGCAGCGAAAGCAGCGGTTATCAATTTCACGGAATTCCTCAACGCCGATTTGCGGAACACAGGTATCCGAGCGAGCGTCGTTGTGCCCGGTGAAGTGGCAACACCGATTCTGGACAAACGTCCGATTCCGCCAGACGCTGCCGCACGCGAGACAATGGTAGATGTCGACGAGACCTCAGCGGCGATTCTCCTGATTGCGACGCTGCCACAACGGAGCAACATCCCGGAATTAGTCATTCGCCCAACGATGCACCGCAACATGACAGGTGAAATCGTCGAACTGGACGATTAA